Within the Candidatus Firestonebacteria bacterium RIFOXYD2_FULL_39_29 genome, the region TTACATCAATTTCAAATGAGAACAGGTCTTCTAAGATCTTTGGTGTAATTCCAAAACCATGCGCAGAGTTTTCACCATTAGCAATTACAAAATCAGGTTTAAACTCACGCCGAAGATCAGGAAGCAACACCTTTATTGCATCTCTTCCCGGTTCTCCTATTATATCTCCAAAAAACAGGATTTTCATTTAATCCCTTCCATTTGTTTTATCTGCTATTTTATCTGTGATATCTCATTCATATCTGTGCCATCAGTCTCTACGCCTTAGGCGGAGGACTTACTTAGCATATTCAGAAGCACGCATTTCCCTGATAACCGTAACTTTAACCTGTCCCGGATATTCCACTTCTTCTTCTATACGTTTAGCTATATCTTTTGCGATCTGAAGTGCTTGAGAATCATTAATTTCAGTATGTTCTACCATAATCCTGATCTCTCTTCCTGCTTGAATCGCAAATGATTTTTTTACCCCGGTAAATGATTCGGCAATATTCTCCAGCTTTTCAAGACGCTTAATATATGTTTCTAAAGATTCACGCCTTGCCCCGGGTCTTGCTCCTGAAATTGAGTCGGCAGCCTGAACAATTATCGCATCTATTGTTCTTAATTGATCGTCTCCATGATGGTCTCCAACAGCGGAAATAACTCTGGGACTTTCTTTGTATTTTTTTACCAGATCGGCACCTATTTGAGGATGTGTACCTTCAATCTCATGGTCAACAGCTTTACCGATATCGTGTAACAACCCCGCGCGTTTAAACATTACAGTATCAAGACCTAATTCACCGGCAAGCATACCTGCCATATTAGCAACTTCTATCGAGTGCTGTAAAATATTCTGTCCGTAGCTGGTTCTATATTTTAAGCGGCCTATCAATCTTACCAATTCAGGGTGAATACCGGAAAGGCCCATGTCCAAAACCGTTCTCTCTCCGGTCTCTTTGATTTTTTCTTCTACTTCACTTTTAACTCTTTCTACAACTTCTTCTATTCTTGTAGGATGAATTCTTCCGTCAGATATCAAACGCTCTAAAGATATCCTGGCTATCTCCCGGCGTACCATGTCAAAACCGGACAAAACGACAGCTTCAGGAGTGTCATCAACTATAACGTCTATCCCTGTAGCTGCCTCAAGCGCCCTAATATTACGCCCTTCTCTTCCGATAACACGGCCTTTCATTTCCTCATTTGGAAGAGGAACAACCGAAACAGTTGATTCTACTGTATGATCAATTGAACAACGCTGTATAGCAAGAGAAATAATCTTCTTTGCTTTCTTTTCAGCTTCTTCTTTTGCTTCATCTTCAATACGCTTAATTATAGCGGCCGCATCATGATGAGCCTGTTTTTCCAACATCTCAAGAAGCATTTTTTTCGCACTTTCTGTAGTTAATCCTGATATCTTTTCAAGTTTTACCCGCTCATCCTCAATCATTTTGTTTAACTTATCGTCTTTATCCTTTAATATTTTATCTTTTTGAATAAGCTCATTCTCTCTGGTCTTATACTCTTTTTCCTTCTGATCTAATAGATCTACTTTTTTATCAACATGTTCTTCCCTCTGAACCAGTCGTTTTTCAAGGTTTTGAATTTCAACGCGTCTTTCCTTGGTTTCCGACTCAAACTGCTGCTTTGCCTTATACAGCTCTTCTTTAGCTTCAATAATAGCTTCTTTCTTCTTTGCCTCCACTTGTTTTTCGGCGTCAGTCAACAACTTTTTTGCAACTTGTTCAGCCGATGCAATCTTGTCTTCTGACGTTTTTTTCCGTATCATCCAGCCAATAACAATACCTAATACAGCCATTACTGCACTACTAAACACTATAATCAATATTGTAGTAATATTCATGTAGGTTTCCTCCTCATTTGAAAAATAAGAACGCTTTGAAAGGTTTGTATTAGGTATTAATAGGAAAGATTATTTCGAATAGGTTAAATTCTGTCCGCTTTTCCTGAACAAACAAAGCTTTTTATTTTTAGCAGATGCTAAAAAGACAGAATTTCTATAAACAAAAACAGAATTCTCTTCTGATTTGTAAATTTTATCCAATTCTAAAAACCCTATGAAATAAAACATTCCCATATACACCTTACCTTTACTTAT harbors:
- a CDS encoding ribonuclease Y produces the protein MNITTILIIVFSSAVMAVLGIVIGWMIRKKTSEDKIASAEQVAKKLLTDAEKQVEAKKKEAIIEAKEELYKAKQQFESETKERRVEIQNLEKRLVQREEHVDKKVDLLDQKEKEYKTRENELIQKDKILKDKDDKLNKMIEDERVKLEKISGLTTESAKKMLLEMLEKQAHHDAAAIIKRIEDEAKEEAEKKAKKIISLAIQRCSIDHTVESTVSVVPLPNEEMKGRVIGREGRNIRALEAATGIDVIVDDTPEAVVLSGFDMVRREIARISLERLISDGRIHPTRIEEVVERVKSEVEEKIKETGERTVLDMGLSGIHPELVRLIGRLKYRTSYGQNILQHSIEVANMAGMLAGELGLDTVMFKRAGLLHDIGKAVDHEIEGTHPQIGADLVKKYKESPRVISAVGDHHGDDQLRTIDAIIVQAADSISGARPGARRESLETYIKRLEKLENIAESFTGVKKSFAIQAGREIRIMVEHTEINDSQALQIAKDIAKRIEEEVEYPGQVKVTVIREMRASEYAK